The Christensenella timonensis DNA segment CTGGCCCTTTATCCCGTAATCGCGCAGGTTGTAATATGGCGGGGAAGTAACACAGGAATTGATGCAATTCGAGGGCAGAGATTTCAGTACCGTATATGCGTCTCCCTGTAATACTCTGTTCAGTTCAAGCATTTCAATCACAATTCTATTTCATCGTCTGACCGGGTTTGCTGATCTTGCCGCGCCATAATTCCGTCCGTTGCCTGCACTTTTAATTCATGTTCGCACGATCCCCGTTCAAGATTTCGTTCAAACTGCACAAATAGCCGTACCGCTTCTTCTCCCTTAATAACCAGTCGAAAATTTTTTGTTTTGGACAAGAGTTCTATATTTTCCCTGATATTTTCAAGCAATCCTTTTCGCAATTCAGGATCCAGCAGACTTTCGTGAATTGTGGATAATTCCACTTTTTTGATACAATCCGCTATCCCCGCTTCCGAAAGGCAATTCTCATAAAACTTTGTCACACTCTCGGACAACATATTAATATCCGGGTACTGAATTTTAAAGTCATTCAGTGTCCGGTATATGCGTATGCTTTCCACTTGTTCCTTTGGTATCGCTTTGTATATCTCCTTTTTGAGCGCTTCATCCGAATAATTCTTTCCTTTAAAAAATGTATATCCTTTCGGCAAAGAAGATTTAACCTCGACCTTGACATAACATGCGTCCGGGTACTTTTTAATGTCCTTCTTGAATTGCCTTTCATCCTCATAAAAATCATATAGATCGCCGATGAACCATTCATTCAATATCGGATCATGAAAATCACGGGTAGCGCAGCATTGATCGAAATTCTTTGAAATGAACCACTCCACATAAGGCGGTGCGCCCATTCCGGCCTCATGTACCTCGCATATCCGCTTTCCCTCGTAATATATACTGGCGTTATACCCTCCACCATCCGGTGTGTTAAAAGTTTTTACGCCCTTCATTGCATATCCGTTTATGTCCATATGTCATTCTCCCTTCTACTAAAGCCTAAAGTTCAGGTTCATCAGGTGTTTGAATGCCCTCATCCATGCTAAAATCCAGCGTTTTCAAATCCTGTAATAGTAAAAAACCTGTTGCCTGATACATATCGTCTAAATCTGACAGAAGCACTTCCATACTTTCGATCAGGTTTTTGCGTAGTACAGGATTTCTAATCTCTTTCTCTGTCTTGGCAATCAGATCATCCTCTGTTTCACCATATTCCTTTTCCGCCGCAACTTCATAGGGATCAACTTCATTGTAAAAATCAAATATGCGCTGCGCGAAACTCTCAATTTCCTGGTTAATATCACCCTGACCACCTTTTGATTTGTGATTATCATATTCCTCTTTTTCATTATCTATGTCCATATAAACCTCCCTAAAGCATTGATCGTTCCGATTTACCGTACCGGTCCGTCTGCCGTTTTATCCTGTTGCTTCTGCTGCTCCGCAGTCAGAAGATTCCTTTTCATTTCCTTTGCGCACCTGACCACTTCCTCAAGGCTCCGCTTTGCCCGTTTGAGCCGTGAGATTTCTTCCCTGTTTCGGGTAACTGCGCCTAGTATTATGATCCGCGTTTCCCTGATTGCGTTCAGGTTGTTTTCATACCCATTTTTCATAATCACCTCCTTTGCATTTTGCAGCATAACCCGCCGTTCTTCATCCAATTTGTCAGGGATCGCACTGTACCGCTCGTAGATACTGTGTGCGTCAAAAAGGAGTTTAAATTTTTTCTGTGCGCCCCGCAAGCGGTATTTTTCGGCCTGTAGCTGCTTTAGCTGTGCGTTGACTTGTTCCAGCGTGCTTACCACCTCAGATATTTTTGTGAAGTTATTTTGCGCAACAAAAAGAAATTGACGCTTATAGTAATAAAACTTCCTGTATTCGCTGACAGGAATACGGGCCTCGCGTGGATTCTGACGTATTTTCCCAAGTAAATACAGGTAATACAGATATAGTGCTTCAATGCCCGTAAGTTTCCTTCGCGGGAACCGTTTTCTGACATAATATTTCCGGGCAGCCTGCGGCGCTCTTTTTCGTTCCCGGTGGTATATTCGTGCGTTCAGTTCATCCGTCGAATATCCGAGGGTTTCAAGGCGCATAGCCTTTCGTGCGTCCGGTGCCTTGATCTTCGGGTGCATGACCGACGCATCGACCTCATATCCCAAATCCTCGAGCCGAATATATAATTCCTCCAAAGAAAAAGACTTGCCAATGCAAGTCTCGATATCGTCAATGACGATCCCGCGTAGAGTACGGCCCCCGGAATGCCGCCGCAGGTATTCCTCGTATGTCATATTTTTTCCGTCTGTATACTCGATCACCGACAAACCATTCTCGCGGCAAAGCTCGTCGCTGATTCCCCGCAGCTTGCGATAGAAATCCCCACGGCTGATATGGAATTTCTTTCCCGTCACGCAGGATACAGAATTTACGATGATGTGATTGTGCAAATGTTTGTGATCGAGATGTGTTCCAATTACTACTTCAAATTCGCCAAGCCAACGCTGCGCATATTGCTTGCCGATCTCATGCGCAAGCTCCGGTGTGACCTCGCCGGGTAAAAAAGATTGGATGATATGATAGGCAACGCGCCCGTCCTCTTTCCCAAATTTCTTTTTGGTTGCCGTCATAGCTTTGGCCGCTGTTTCGGGGCAGCAATTTATTGCACTGACATAACGCGCTCCATCTACCGTTTTTTCCTCATTGCCTGCATACTCCGTTAAAGTCTCAAGCGTCTTTGTCACATT contains these protein-coding regions:
- a CDS encoding relaxase/mobilization nuclease domain-containing protein, with product MAYTKIINIRNLGHLTDTINYAANVTKTLETLTEYAGNEEKTVDGARYVSAINCCPETAAKAMTATKKKFGKEDGRVAYHIIQSFLPGEVTPELAHEIGKQYAQRWLGEFEVVIGTHLDHKHLHNHIIVNSVSCVTGKKFHISRGDFYRKLRGISDELCRENGLSVIEYTDGKNMTYEEYLRRHSGGRTLRGIVIDDIETCIGKSFSLEELYIRLEDLGYEVDASVMHPKIKAPDARKAMRLETLGYSTDELNARIYHRERKRAPQAARKYYVRKRFPRRKLTGIEALYLYYLYLLGKIRQNPREARIPVSEYRKFYYYKRQFLFVAQNNFTKISEVVSTLEQVNAQLKQLQAEKYRLRGAQKKFKLLFDAHSIYERYSAIPDKLDEERRVMLQNAKEVIMKNGYENNLNAIRETRIIILGAVTRNREEISRLKRAKRSLEEVVRCAKEMKRNLLTAEQQKQQDKTADGPVR